The Mycteria americana isolate JAX WOST 10 ecotype Jacksonville Zoo and Gardens chromosome 18, USCA_MyAme_1.0, whole genome shotgun sequence genome window below encodes:
- the MMP23B gene encoding matrix metalloproteinase-23 isoform X2 — translation MGSGATGTRDNRRQADAHMCQEDATSPGLHGVAASALHSPAFPPRPPARRKRYTITPGHLKWDHFNLTYKILSFPRNLINARDTRKGLAAAFRMWSEVSPFSFREVPRHVASDLKIGFYSINHTDCLESLIHHCFDGTTGELAHAFFPPNGEIHFDDHEYWILGNTRFSWKKGVWLTDLVHVAAHEIGHALGLMHSLNPNALMHINATLTGKKTISQDEVWGIHRLYGCQDRLFMCPSWAQKGFCEKRRKLMKKHCPSTCDFCYEFPFPTVPPTLPPPRTKTKTVSEGRNVTFRCGQKIIHKKGKVYWYKDKELLEYSYPGYLSLNEDHMSIIANAINEGTYTCIVKKKERILTTYSWRIRLKH, via the exons GAAGATGCCACATCACCTGGTCTTCATGGAGTGGCTGCCTCTGCTTTGCACAGTCCAGCTTTCCCACCTCGGCCTCCAGCACGGAGAAAACGATACACGATCACACCAGGGCACTTGAAATGGGACCACTTCAACTTGACATACAA AATCCTGTCCTTCCCAAGAAACCTCATAAATGCCAGGGACACACGCAAGGGACTAGCGGCTGCGTTCCGAATGTGGAGTGAAGTTTCACCATTCAGCTTCAGAGAAGTGCCACGCCACGTAGCTAGTGACTTGAAAATAG GCTTCTACTCTATCAATCACACAGACTGTCTGGAGTCTCTCATTCACCACTGCTTTGATGGAACAACAGGGGAACTTGCCCATGCCTTCTTCCCACCCAACGGGGAAATCCATTTTGATGACCATGAatattggatattgggaaatacACGGTTCAGCTGGAAAAAAG GTGTTTGGCTTACAGATCTGGTACATGTAGCCGCTCACGAAATAGGACATGCCTTAGGACTCATGCACTCCCTGAACCCCAATGCCCTCATGCACATCAACGCCACTTTGACTGGGAAGAAGACCATCTCTCAAGATGAAGTCTGGGGAATTCACAGACTTTACG gATGTCAAGACAGATTATTTATGTGCCCATCGTGGGCACAAAAAGGTTTCTGTGAGAAACGCAGGAAGTTGATGAAAAAGCACTGTCCGTCTACCTGTGACTTCTGCTACG AATTCCCATTTCCAACAGTGCCCCCTACTCTGCCCCCGCCAAGGACAAAAACCAAGACTGTTTCTGAAGGCAGGAATGTCACCTTCCGCTGTGGACAGAAGATAATtcataaaaaaggcaaagttta CTGGTATAAAGATAAGGAGCTCCTGGAGTACTCATATCCAGGTTACTTATCCTTAAATGAAGATCACATGAGCATCATTGCAAATGCAATTAATGAAGGAACTTACACTTGtatagtaaagaaaaaagaaagaatcttgACTACTTATTCCTGGAGAATCAGACTGAAGCACTAA